The Anguilla anguilla isolate fAngAng1 chromosome 19, fAngAng1.pri, whole genome shotgun sequence genome has a segment encoding these proteins:
- the nrcama gene encoding LOW QUALITY PROTEIN: neuronal cell adhesion molecule a (The sequence of the model RefSeq protein was modified relative to this genomic sequence to represent the inferred CDS: deleted 1 base in 1 codon) yields the protein MASKRRSAASGALLALLLGHMTAALEVPLDPKVLEGLPQPPTITHQSPKDYIFDPRENIVIHCEAKGKPHPSFSWTRNGTHFDIEKDSKVIMKPSSGTLVIDIGREEAEAYEGVYQCTARNEHGTAISNNIVIRQSRSPFWLKERYVPLLVQQGAPLVLQCSPPVGVPPPIVFWMDNNFQRIPQSARVSQALNGDMHFANVLIADTRADYICYARFPHTQTIQQKQPLSVRVFDMDAINETMAALLNDTDFFGEGPVEDRKPSFQVPTGPSSTKTVLRGQVLELECIAEGLPTPEVTWHKESGDLPAGRTSFASFRKVLRIAGATEADAGDYRCTARNRLGSVHHTITVTVKAAPYWISAPRNLILAPKENGVLICRASGNPKPTIAWYMNGIPIENAPKDPSRKVEDDTIIFSDIQTGSSAVYQCRASNEHGYLLANAFVNVLAEPPRVLTPPNRVYQVIRNNPALLDCASFGSPTPNITWFKDSQTSVLDGDPYVLHKNGTLEIHVAQTLNSGKYTCVAMNSLGNKENHVFLEVKEPTRILKQPEYKVVQRNDHAHFECKVKHDPTLTPNMIWLKDNGELPDDERFVLDSDSLTINDVTENDAGTYTCIMNTTLDQDSASAMLTVIEPTPTPAIVYGQPDPPTDLDLTDEGERSVQLTWIPGDEHNSPIQKFFIQYEDGLRQPGVWRNLTEVPGTKTTAHLKLSPYVHYAFRVLAANRVGHSPPSYPSRQYKTHPAAPDENPTAVQVAGTAYNNLVISWKPLTGLQSNGPGLRYMVNWRQKDVERDWLSVMVANVSKFVVSGTPTFVPYEVKVQALNDYGSGPEPQVHIGHSGEDLPMAAPGSVQVLVQSSSLAEVHWEPVPPRAVRGRLKGYKVYYWREKSLHKHHPHHEEQQVLTFGSNRTHGKLPGLHPHSLYTLNVRVFNGMGEGPPSPSQRFETPEGVPGPPAFLKITNPNLDSLTLEWGPPAERNGRLTGYTLKYQPVNDTNELGPLEELALPANETSFTLLNLIYSTRYKFYFNAKTIRGSGPVITEEAVTIMDEALLRRPAVNAGTGYTAPPHPNSPITQSLRPTFYKARPVGPAFGNVSSTVRENEALISWEYWGPDKNVYIEYIVENSKEEWKKEFVNGSQTYQIKGLKPGASYKVRVVAKDQSDETVHSTEELLITVPATASRQVDIATQGWFIGLMCAIALLILVLLIVCFIKRNKGGKYPVKEKEDAHADPEIQPMKDDEGTFGEYSDAEDHKPLKGSRSPSNGTIKRDGSEDSLVDYGEGGDGQFNEDGSFIGQYSGKKEKEAAEGNESSEAPSPVNAMNSFV from the exons CCAAAGTTCTGGAAGGAC TGCCGCAGCCGCCCACCATCACCCACCAGTCCCCGAAGGACTACATCTTCGACCCACGGGAGAACATCGTCATCCACTGCGAGGCCAAGGGGAAGCCCCATCCCAG CTTCTCGTGGACGCGGAACGGGACGCACTTCGACATCGAGAAGGACTCCAAGGTGATCATGAAGCCCAGCTCGGGCACCCTGGTCATCGACATCGgcagggaggaggcggaggcgtACGAGGGCGTGTACCAGTGCACCGCCCGCAACGAGCACGGGACCGCCATCTCCAACAACATCGTCATCCGCCAGTCCA GGTCCCCCTTTTGGTTGAAGGAGAGGTACGTGCCGCTCCTGGTGCAGCAGGGCGCTCCCCTGGTCCTGCAGTGCAGCCCGCCCGTCGGCGTGCCCCCGCCCATCGTGTTCTGGATGGACAACA ACTTCCAGAGGATTCCGCAGAGCGCGCGCGTGTCCCAGGCGCTGAACGGGGACATGCACTTCGCCAACGTGCTGATCGCCGACACGCGCGCCGACTACATCTGCTACGCCCGCTTCCCCCACACGCAGACCATCCAGCAGAAGCAGCCCCTCTCCGTCAGGGTGTTCGACA TGGATGCGATCAATGAGACAATGGCAGCTTTGTTGAATGACACTGATTTTTTTGGTG AGGGTCCCGTGGAAGACAGGAAGCCCTCCTTCCAGGTCCCGACCGGACCCAGCAGCACCAAGACGGTCCTGAGGGGCCAGGTCCTGGAGCTGGAGTGCATCGCTGAGGGCCT GCCGACTCCGGAAGTCACCTGGCACAAAGAGAGCGGGGACCTGCCGGCCGGCCGCACCTCCTTCGCCAGCTTCCGGAAGGTCCTGCGCATCGCGGGCGCCACCGAGGCCGACGCCGGGGACTACCGCTGCACCGCGCGCAACCGCCTGGGCTCCGTCCACCACACCATCACCGTCACCGTCAAAG CCGCCCCCTATTGGATAAGCGCCCCGAGGAACCTCATCCTGGCCCCCAAAGAAAACGGGGTCCTCATCTGCCGAGCGAGCGGCAACCCCAAACCGACGATCGCCTGGTACATGAACGGCATCCCCATAGAGA ACGCGCCCAAGGACCCGAGCAGGAAGGTGGAGGACGACACCATCATCTTCTCGGACATCCAGACGGGGTCGAGCGCGGTCTACCAGTGCAGGGCCTCCAACGAGCACGGCTACCTGCTGGCCAACGCCTTCGTCAACGTGCTCG cCGAGCCGCCAAGGGTCCTGACTCCGCCCAACAGAGTGTACCAGGTGATCAGGAACAACCCCGCCCTGCTGGACTGCGCCTCCTTCGGGTCCCCCACGCCTAACATCACGTG GTTCAAGGACAGCCAGACCAGCGTTCTGGACGGCGACCCTTACGTCCTCCACAAGAACGGGACCCTGGAGATCCACGTGGCCCAGACGCTCAACAGCGGCAAGTACACCTGCGTGGCCATGAACTCCCTGGGCAACAAGGAGAACCACGTCTTCCTGGAGGTCAAAG AACCCACCAGGATTCTCAAGCAGCCGGAGTACAAGGTGGTCCAGAGGAATGACCACGCCCACTTTGAGTGCAAGGTGAAGCACGACCCCACGCTGACCCCGAACATGATCTGGCTGAAGGACAATGGGGAACTGCCCGATGATGAGAG GTTTGTGCTGGACTCGGACAGCCTGACCATCAACGACGTGACGGAGAACGACGCCGGCACCTACACCTGCATCATGAACACCACCCTGGACCAGGACTCTGCCAGCGCCATGCTCACGGTCATCG AGCCCACCCCGACTCCGGCTATCGTCTACG GACAACCGGACCCCCCCACGGACCTGGACCTGACCGACGAGGGGGAACGGAGTGTCCAGCTCACCTGGATACCCGGAGATGAGCACAACAGCCCAATTCAGA agtTTTTCATCCAGTACGAGGACGGCCTTCGACAGCCGGGCGTCTGGCGCAACCTGACCGAGGTGCCGGGGACCAAGACCACGGCGCACCTGAAGCTGTCCCCCTACGTGCACTACGCCTTCCGCGTGCTGGCCGCCAACCGGGTGGGCCACAGCCCGCCCAGCTACCCCTCGCGCCAGTACAAGACCCACCCGGCAG CGCCCGATGAGAACCCCACCGCGGTCCAGGTAGCCGGGACAGCGTACAACAATTTGGTGATATCCTGGAAG ccgcTGACGGGACTGCAGTCCAACGGCCCGGGGCTCCGGTACATGGTCAACTGGAGGCAGAAGGACGTGGAGCGGGACTGGTTGTCGGTCATGGTGGCCAACGTGTCCAAGTTCGTGGTCTCGGGGACGCCCACCTTCGTCCCGTACGAGGTGAAGGTGCAGGCGCTCAACGACTACGGGAGCGGCCCGGAGCCGCAGGTGCACATCGGCCACTCCGGAGAGGACC TCCCCATGGCGGCTCCGGGCAGCGTGCAGGTCCTGGTGCAGAGCAGCTCCCTGGCGGAGGTGCACTGGGAGCCCGTCCCGCCCCGCGCAGTTCGGGGGCGCCTGAAGGGATATAAG GTGTACTACTGGAGGGAGAAGAGCCTTCACAAGCACCACCCGCACCACGAGGAGCAGCAGGTCCTGACCTTCGGCAGCAACAGGACCCACGGCAAGCTGCCGGgcctccacccccacagccTCTACACCCTGAACGTCAGGGTGTTCAACGGCATGGGCGAgggc ccccccagccccagccagCGCTTCGAGACTCCGGAGGGAG TTCCTGGGCCGCCCGCTTTCCTGAAGATCACGAACCCCAACCTGGACTCCCTGACCCTGGAGTGGGGTCCCCCCGCCGAACGCAACGGGCGCCTGACCGGCTACACCCTCAAATACCAGCCGG tTAACGACACCAATGAGCTGGGGCCTCTGGAGGAGCTGGCCCTGCCGGCCAATGAGACGTCCTTCACGCTCCTCAACCTCATATACAGCACGCGCTACAAGTTTTATTTCAACGCGAAAACTATCAGGGGATCGGGACCCGTTATAACGGAAGAGGCCGTCACAATTATGGATGAAG CCCTGCTGAGGCGGCCCGCGGTAAACGCAGGCACAG GGTACACCGCGCCCCCTCATCCAAACTCCCCCATTACGCAGTCTCTGCGCCCCACATTCTACAAGG CGCGCCCCGTCGGTCCTGCTTTTGGGAACGTTAGCTCGACCGTGAGGGAGAACGAGGCACTTATCAGTTGGGAGTACTGGGGACCAGATAAGAATGTTTACATTGAATATATTGTAGAGAACA GCAAAGAAGAATGGAAAAAAGAGTTCGTTAACGGCTCTCAGACCTATCAGATTAAAGGCTTGAAGCCTGGCGCGTCCTATAAGGTGCGAGTGGTCGCCAAAGACCAGTCCGACGAAACCGTGCACAGTACGGAAGAGTTGTTGATAACGGTCCCAG CCACGGCGAGCCGGCAGGTGGACATCGCCACGCAGGGCTGGTTCATCGGCCTGATGTGCGCCATCGCCCTGCTCATCCTGGTGCTGCTCATCGTCTGCTTCATCAAGAGGAACAAGGGGGGCAAGTACCCGG tgaaagagaaggaggaCGCTCACGCCGATCCCGAGATCCAACCAATGAAAGACGACGAAGGGACGTTCGGAGAGTACAG TGACGCTGAAGACCATAAGCCCTTAAAAGGCAGCCGCAGCCCGTCCAACGGGACGATAAAGAGAGACGGCAGTGAGGACAGTTTAGTTGACTACGGCGAGGGCGGCGACGGACAGTTCAACGAGGACGGATCTTTTATCGGACAGTATAGcgggaagaaggagaaggaagcCGCCGAGGGCAACGAGAGCTCGGAGGCGCCCTCCCCCGTCAACGCCATGAACTCCTTCGTGTAG